The Terriglobia bacterium genome has a window encoding:
- a CDS encoding transcriptional regulator, translated as MARHNKAEAQAQAKPQTARPKQAQSRATGLDRLIHEPIRLGIVSALAVNETMTFNELKALLRTTDGNLSVHARKLEEGQYVACEKYFEGRVPKTEYKLTVAGRRALETYLNHMEALIRSTREGE; from the coding sequence GTGGCTAGGCACAACAAAGCGGAAGCCCAGGCCCAGGCCAAGCCACAGACTGCGCGGCCGAAACAGGCACAAAGCCGGGCAACCGGACTCGACCGGCTCATCCACGAGCCGATTCGTCTCGGCATCGTGAGCGCGCTCGCCGTCAATGAGACGATGACGTTCAATGAGCTCAAAGCCCTGCTGCGGACTACCGACGGAAACCTCAGCGTGCATGCGCGCAAGCTCGAGGAAGGGCAGTATGTGGCATGCGAAAAGTACTTCGAAGGACGGGTTCCCAAGACTGAATACAAGTTAACTGTGGCCGGACGACGGGCGCTGGAAACCTATCTCAATCACATGGAAGCGCTGATCCGGTCAACCAGGGAGGGAGAATAG
- a CDS encoding twin-arginine translocation signal domain-containing protein yields MSKDLQKVLDKVNPSRRGFLKQVLLGGGVVAALAVPASFVQAQEQKGEGQGSGSGSGRGKGKGKGKGKGKGSGSGSGS; encoded by the coding sequence ATGTCCAAAGATCTTCAGAAGGTTCTTGATAAAGTAAATCCTTCCCGGCGCGGCTTCCTGAAACAAGTCCTGTTGGGCGGCGGCGTTGTGGCGGCATTGGCTGTACCCGCGTCCTTTGTCCAGGCTCAGGAACAAAAGGGCGAGGGCCAAGGTAGCGGTAGCGGCAGCGGCAGAGGAAAAGGCAAGGGGAAGGGTAAAGGCAAAGGTAAAGGTTCGGGGTCAGGGTCGGGCAGCTAG
- a CDS encoding PqqD family peptide modification chaperone, whose protein sequence is MIEQAGRLFRNSSLALAPAEDGYWAYDIQTSRLHHLNPVAALILELCDGSRTASEISTELAPFLGESQSDSCDRWIESAVTIGLLSNGTASASSAQLSAADFASAAEELRDDGHVLAAYVCQHHATLLEPDTSGYWKYLGELAHILQKRDDARSAYEQYLKLHGPDAEIEHILVSFRDEAPPARASDSCIRQLYSRFSRFYEDNMVGELEYKVPVYAAAMLEGRYGNQSDLDVLDLGCGTGLSGRAFRHWARHLVGIDLSPEMIEQARGTGIYDSLELAEITAWLKASTQPLFHLIVACDSMIYFGDLRQVFIPASRRLVAGGRMIFGVERSESLPFRLTDSGRYQHSRAHLDEAAHAAGFVVEEVTSQILRYEYGEPVHGYVVLMRLKPQS, encoded by the coding sequence ATGATCGAGCAAGCAGGGCGTCTGTTTCGTAATTCTTCGTTGGCATTGGCGCCCGCAGAGGATGGGTATTGGGCATACGATATCCAGACTTCGCGGCTTCATCATCTAAACCCGGTCGCAGCTCTCATTCTTGAACTCTGTGATGGGAGTCGTACGGCTTCGGAAATTTCAACCGAGCTGGCTCCTTTCCTCGGGGAAAGCCAATCCGATTCATGTGACCGTTGGATCGAAAGCGCGGTAACCATCGGGCTCTTGTCCAACGGCACGGCTTCGGCGTCGTCCGCGCAACTCTCTGCCGCTGATTTCGCATCCGCTGCTGAAGAGTTGCGCGACGATGGCCATGTCCTCGCCGCATATGTCTGCCAACACCATGCCACCCTGCTGGAACCGGACACCTCCGGTTACTGGAAGTATCTGGGCGAACTCGCTCACATCCTGCAAAAAAGAGACGATGCCCGATCCGCATACGAGCAATACCTGAAGCTGCACGGCCCTGACGCTGAGATCGAACACATCCTCGTCTCTTTCCGCGATGAAGCGCCGCCGGCGCGGGCATCCGACAGCTGCATCCGGCAGCTTTATTCACGCTTCTCCAGGTTCTACGAAGACAACATGGTCGGCGAGCTGGAGTACAAGGTGCCTGTTTATGCCGCCGCCATGCTGGAGGGACGTTACGGCAACCAATCCGACCTCGACGTCCTGGATCTCGGCTGCGGCACCGGCCTGAGCGGCCGCGCCTTCCGGCACTGGGCCCGCCATCTGGTTGGGATCGATCTGTCTCCGGAAATGATCGAACAGGCCAGGGGCACGGGAATCTACGATAGTCTGGAACTTGCCGAAATTACCGCCTGGCTGAAGGCCTCCACCCAACCGCTCTTTCACCTCATCGTCGCATGCGACAGCATGATTTATTTCGGAGACCTCCGGCAGGTCTTTATTCCGGCGTCACGCCGGCTGGTGGCGGGCGGCCGGATGATTTTCGGAGTGGAGCGCAGCGAGAGCCTTCCCTTCCGCCTGACCGATTCGGGACGCTACCAGCACAGCCGCGCACACCTTGACGAGGCCGCGCACGCTGCAGGTTTCGTTGTTGAAGAGGTCACCAGCCAGATCCTGCGTTACGAATACGGCGAGCCTGTCCACGGTTACGTGGTCCTGATGCGCTTGAAGCCGCAGTCATAG